The nucleotide window CGTGTGGGAAATGTCAGCTTCACAATGTGAATCCAATGCAAGAAAAGGAGGAGCAACACCTGCTGCCCATTACAAGACAACACATAACCCATTATTACAATTTCTTTGGTTTCACACCTCTGAAAATATATAAAGAGTTCGGTTGGGAAACATTAAATGTGTCTCGACTTAAAAATTAGGGTAAATTGCATCATTTCTAAATTTATGTTGTTTTTCaacgattaattttaatttattaaaataattttttttttaattttaattttataaaaaaaaaaatttgtcatTTACAATAGCCAATTTTTagtttaacaaaaataaaattactcttttgtcttatttttctttttcttatttttaaaattaaattaattaatagttattataaaaaaaattaatttattttaactaaatttattaataaattattagttgTATATATGTTATTTGTTATtaactaaaatttaatttgtaataacttgaaaaaatagtaatataataataataaattttaaattttaaaataatattttactagtatatgatattttatcaatattttagttttttatatcaaaataataaataataatttatcaaattattttaattaaatattaattaaaaaaataaactgaAAACTTACTAgattaaaatgaatttttttgaaataaaattaaaagtaaaagattttattttaataaattaaagttaagtgATTGAAATGAAATAACTATCAAAGTTGAGAGATGATTGGTGTAATTTATCataaaaattaacataaaatatctttaacttttaaattttacatagtaaaatttttcttatatctAATTATCGATTTCCTgattaaatgcttatgtggacaGATACGCTTAGttattatttctctttttttttttttattccacgtgtaaaattattttctctctttACTTAACTTTTTCTATTATAAGAAGATCATCCTTGTGAGAAATACTAGCTAATTAAGCATCACATTAACTACCAATATGGAAGAAGAGAGAAAAATGCTAACTATGTAACATGTTAAATTTATCTACATCAGTGTTtaactgaaaaatcaataattaaaggtcaaaaaaaattttctatataaaatttaaaagttaaaagggttttatattatatttttaagttgaaaaaCTATGATATTACAATCGTATAATTTGAGGgacaattgttaaaatttattcattagattatataaaaatgagtttaataataattaaaaattaaaaaaaattatatttaaatttataatcttattataaatattttaattaattatatataatataaatattaaatctaATGATTATAAAACTCATTCTTATATAAGGTGAgcgtatattaaatattatattaatgctaatttttttaaaatcaattaaggTCATTCATTAATAATTGACAAAACCATCTCTTTTACAATATCCTAAACTAAGTTTAGTttggttataaaatttttttaaaatgttaatatctaaaaaaattatttattttcagaTATATTTTTTAAGACTAAAAATTTatctttatattattattaataaaaaattataaaaatttaagtaattaatttattttatagtgaaataattatcaaattaaagtataattagaatttaaaatgGTATTGATTGAAGTggaatgaaaattttataattttataattaaggtcaattggacaAAAACTGTTAAACATTTATATTGATTCAcatttatattcataatttttaattttgaatgaaatattgaaacctttgacatttatcacaattctatacgataatttaaattaatttggaTCAAAAGTGAAATTTACCACATAAGCTAAGATGAggcatttttcttatttttcataattaaaacgctgtataaattaaatcaaaccatGGGTTCATTTGATCCCAACCTAACCTAATCTAAACTCAATTACTTTAAATCCCTAAATCTAAAATATGCTCCCCTACTTCCCAATTACCCTTATCAAAATTAATTTAGATCATTGAATAAAATTGTGGTAAATATCAAATGTTTGAATATTTGACACTAACTTAAATTAACGTAaacatttagttttttttttttttatctaaacggCTTATAATTAAAGACTAAAGTGTAGAATGAACTAAAGTTGATCATTTCTTTTTTTAGAAATGCCAAAGATGATGATTTTAAAATTATACAAGTTAATAATTAAAAGCGCAACAAAATTAATGTttagataaaaatgaatataTGAATTTGAGTctcactaaatattttaaatattaaaaaaaatcattaaaaaaactttaaatataaaaaaaatcatttaaaaagATTATTAAgtgttattaattttatttttttataaataaagaaaatttaaatatttatatttaaaagtaGTAGTGCCCTCCTCCCCTTAAACCCATTTGCTAATCATGCCAACATTAAAAATTAGTATATATACATAAGCAAAAGCAAAAATATTAAACTAAAAAGTGTGCATGCAAAGGTGTAAAGATTTCCATATATACATGTCACTGCATGGATAGGCAGATCCAATTTCTTTGACTCTTTGTGCAGCGAAGTTTGTTCCAAGCTCGGACACGCAATTTGCGGGGGGGCCTGCAATCACGCTCCTTCCTCCACCTCACCCCGTTTCTTTGCTTCTTGTCAAGCTTTGTTTGGGTGTCAAAGATGGTGCAATTATTGGGTGCTTAAGTTTATTGAATATTCAAGATTTTCGACTCAGTATCTCATCTGGGTGGGTTTTACCGTTATTTGTTCTGTTTTTTACACTGTTGGGTCTCTTTTCTTGAAGGTTGATCAAGTTCTGAGCTCAATTCTGGGTATTGAATTTCCTGGTcagatattttttttcttttcaattctcggctttttttttttaatgtttttggtcatttttgttgCTCGGTGACAGTTACTAGGTTTCACATTCTTTATTTCTTGCTTGATCAGTACTTGAAATTGTTTGTTAAATGCTAGAACCGGAGTTTGGTTTAGATTGATTATTCAATTTCTTATTTCAATTTGGAATGGTAATTCAGGCCTAGTTTTTATCTGGGTAGTTTCTTTTTTCCTGAAATTTGTTTTGAAAATTTTTGTAAGCTCCAGATTTGCTGATAACTAAGCCATTTTTGCAATTTTTGTCTGGTGAAATCAACTTTATTCTTGcacagaaaagaaagaaagaaagaacaaACTACTCATTTCAGTGGTAAGATACTTACTGCACAAAATTTCATCGTTTTGTAATGTGTGGTATTCATTGGCCTTCTACACACTGCTCATTTTGAAATCATGCAATTTCTTTCAAGTACTTGAATCTTTCAGTAGTTATAACCATTGTTGTTTCATATCATATGTCCCATTAATAGGAGACTTTTGGCCATGCCTGCTTTGTGAAATATCAGAAAAATGCTTTTGATCTCCCTCAGCTTGATCATATAATAGGCTTATAGTTAACTGGTAGCTTCATTAGTTTTGATAGTTCACATATATTATATAATCCTATAGGGGAATTTTGATGGTTCTATAAGAATCAGTAAATTATTTGTTTAACTATGTTAACACTGTTTGGTACCTAAAATAATGCATGCTACTTAGTGCCGCTTGGACATTAGGTTCTGGTAAGATTACAAAGAACACCACTCACATGAGGTATCTGCAAGACAATTTTCACATTCCATGTTGGAAGCATGAACAACATAACGCTGTGATTTTAGGAAATTTTATATATGGCTTTGTGCAACTTAATATGCAAATTTATCATTATAAGATTACAAAGAATATCACTCACATGTGGTATCTGCAAGACAATTTTCGTATTTCATGTTGGAAGCATGAACAACATAATACTGTGATTTTAGGAAATTTTATATATGGCTTTGTGCAACTTAATATGCAAATTTATCATTATAAGATTACAAAGAATATCACTCACATGTGGTATCTGCAAGACAATTTTCGTATTTCATGTTGGAAGCATGAACAACATAATACTGTGATTGTAGGAGATTTTATATATGGCTTTGTGCATCTTAACATGGAAATTTATCATTATAAGATTACAAAGAATATCACTCACATGTGGTATCTGCAAGACAATTTTCGCATTTCATTTTGCAAGCATGAACAACTAATGCTGTGATTTTAGGAAATTTTATATATCGCTTTGTGCATCTTAATAAGCTAATTTATCATTATAATATGTACAATATGCAGTCAATCAAACTGTGATTAATCTCTTATTTTCAACCTTTTCATATCTTTGTATGGTAAATCAAGACACGTAGCTTAATGAAACGTAACTTAAATTATAAACTTAATGAAACAAATCTAAGTTGCAAACTGCTTATGTCAAAGAGAAACATCACACTTATTCGTGCACTGGCATTGCTGCCATACAGAGTATCTGCTTAATTTTCTTCACTATTGGACTAGTGGGAACTAGTTATTTCAATTCTGTATATCttttcacctcaccatctaccTAATGGTTATTTTAGTTACTTTCATGTTGTAGCAGCTTAGTATTGTGTTTCTTGATTCTCAAAATTTAGTGGATAATTTACCATTTAGTTACTTACAGTCAAATTTGGAAACAGAATTTCTTAAAAGTGAACCTTCATGGGGAAATTGATTTTATGTTAATTATGTTTGATAGGGGAGGCCTATTTGTGGATACCGGAGAACTATGACTATGGTACTGATTTCAATTCTGAGAGAGTAGTGCTAGCattaataattgagataaaagatAATGGCCCCTGGAGGTACCATCTGCAAGGAGATGATCGAGTCACGCATTGCATTTGCAGATTATGAAATGGCAACTTCCAATGCTGAGTTCAGAGGTTCTGCTCTCAGAAAAACAGCAACATGTTTGGGTGGAAATCTTGGAACATCATCAACTAGTGATGTGCAGAACCTGCTTGAATGTCCtgtttgcatgaatttaatgtacCCACCAATTTACCAGGTATGCCTTTTATCAATACTAGAAATGTCAGAGGTTTCTATTCTGTTTAAGAATATAAAGGCTTCTGAGTAAACAGAGAAAATTTCTTGAAAAATGGCACTTATTGGCATCAAGTTTTAGTATTATGTTGTCAAGGAAAAATATTGGAAGAAATGACTCCAAAGCTCCGTTGGATTTCCTTTGgaatgtgaagaaaaaggattaaCTTTTGCTATTCTAATGGTAACTGAATTCTGTTAAATTACATGTTACTTGTAAAATAGTCTTTATTGGCCAGCATGGCACTCCTCCAATCAATAGACTTGGTCAAATCTTACACTTTAAAAGAAGGGTAATTGTTCAACTGTTAAACTTTATCGCAATGGCTAAGTTACTAATTTTTTATGTCAGTGTCCCAATGGTCATACTCTATGTTCGTATTGCAAGGCTAGAGTACACAACTCTTGCCCCACTTGCCGTGGAGAGCTTGGAAATATAAGGTGCTTGGCCCTTGAAAAAGTTGCCGAGTCACTTGAACTCCCATGCAAATACCAGATTATAGGTTGCCCTGATATATTTCCATGCTACAGCAAGCTAAAGCATGAAAAGAACTGCAAATATCATCCATACAACTGCCCATATGCTGGAGCTGAATGTTCTGTCACTGGTGACATTCCATTTCTTGTTATGCATCTCAAGAATGATCACAAGGTTGACATGCATGATGGGTGCACCTTCAATCACAGATATGTCAAATCCAATCCCCAAGAAATTGATAATGCTACATGGATGTTAACTGTAAGATCTCTCTTTAATTGTACATaatctgatatattttttttaatgattatTCAATAGTTTAGTAATGATTACTGAGGCTGGAGGACTTCCTAGGCTTGCAACCATTCATTACCCAAAATTGGTCTCAAATATCTCATGTCCATAATTGTCATCTATGACAAAATCACAAAATATAGATGGAAATTATTATAGAtggaaattttaataatttctcaGGCATGTATTGCTACATATGTCCTTTCTACTCGAAAAAGATCCATGTTTGGTTTCAATTGCTAATGAACTATCACTTTAAAGAAGGTCTTAAATGTCAATTGAGCAATCACACAGTTGAATTGATTAAGCATTTAGGTTCTATCCAGTTGGTGTACCTTGGTGCTGATTAAGTGGTTTAGAAATTCCAAGTGATGCGCTTTTTAAGCATCAGAAGGTGCAACCAAAGAAATGGATCTGTGTTAATTCAGTGGCATTGTTCTCATGGTTGCTGGGATCTTTAAGTGATAGAACAGAAGAGTCGGTGGTGTAAGAATTCAGATTTCTAAATAATTGTTCTAAGCTCCAAATTACTTATTTTGATGCCTGGAACACACTGTAGTATTGTTCTTCTTTGAGAAATGATTTATTTTTCCCTAATAAAACAACAGAACCTTCCACGCTAGCGGATTTTCAACGGCAAGCAGTTTTAGCCATTGTATAACATTCTCTTATCTGGTGCAGGTTTTCAATTGTTTTGGCAAGCAGTTCTGCTTGCACTTCGAGGCGTATCAACTAGGAATGGCTCCTGTTTACATGGCATTCCTGAGATTCATGGGCAGCGAAGCCGAAGCCAGGCAATTTAGTTACAGTCTGGAAGTTGGTGGAAATGGTAGAAAGCTTATATGGCAAGGAGTTCCTAGAAGCATCCGTGATAGTCATAAGAAAGTTAGAGATAGCCAGGATGGACTAATCATTCAGAGAAACATGGCCCTTTTCTTTTCAGGTGGTGATCAACAAGAGCTGAAGCTGAAAGTGGCAGGACGCATCTGGAAAGAacagtgatatatatatatatatatatatatatatatatatatatatatatatatataaaataaatatgtatgtcCTCTGTATATAAGTAGCCTCAATTGCCTACATTTTTAAGATTGGTCTAATTAAATTGAAAGAGTTAAGAAGGCATCTTTTACTTTTAGCTGCATCAGAAATTTTTGGAAGAGAAGGGTTGTCCAGTTTTTAACTGTCGGACAAACAATCAATCGCAAAACTACTAGCACAATGACAAGCAGGCATCCACATTCTGCAATTGGTTTcgagtaaattattatttaatttttaagattttataaaattaattaattaatttttatattcttaaaattaaattaattggtttTAAGGATAGCAATGGATTAGATTAATTTGATTAATAGTTTTAATATTTGAACTCGATTAAAGATTATTTTAAATTACctttatttattctaaatttgATTATCATTACTAACTATTAGTTGAGttcctttaattttatattttttgaagttaatttatattttaaaatttaataatattttaaaatatttaaattctatttttaaaatataatatcctctctctcttcattttcttaaAATAGATTAAATAAATTCTCAGCCATACTTCATTAgattttttcat belongs to Hevea brasiliensis isolate MT/VB/25A 57/8 chromosome 4, ASM3005281v1, whole genome shotgun sequence and includes:
- the LOC110634746 gene encoding E3 ubiquitin-protein ligase SINAT2 isoform X1, which encodes MAPGGTICKEMIESRIAFADYEMATSNAEFRGSALRKTATCLGGNLGTSSTSDVQNLLECPVCMNLMYPPIYQCPNGHTLCSYCKARVHNSCPTCRGELGNIRCLALEKVAESLELPCKYQIIGCPDIFPCYSKLKHEKNCKYHPYNCPYAGAECSVTGDIPFLVMHLKNDHKVDMHDGCTFNHRYVKSNPQEIDNATWMLTVFNCFGKQFCLHFEAYQLGMAPVYMAFLRFMGSEAEARQFSYSLEVGGNGRKLIWQGVPRSIRDSHKKVRDSQDGLIIQRNMALFFSGGDQQELKLKVAGRIWKEQ
- the LOC110634746 gene encoding E3 ubiquitin-protein ligase SINAT2 isoform X2 — its product is MATSNAEFRGSALRKTATCLGGNLGTSSTSDVQNLLECPVCMNLMYPPIYQCPNGHTLCSYCKARVHNSCPTCRGELGNIRCLALEKVAESLELPCKYQIIGCPDIFPCYSKLKHEKNCKYHPYNCPYAGAECSVTGDIPFLVMHLKNDHKVDMHDGCTFNHRYVKSNPQEIDNATWMLTVFNCFGKQFCLHFEAYQLGMAPVYMAFLRFMGSEAEARQFSYSLEVGGNGRKLIWQGVPRSIRDSHKKVRDSQDGLIIQRNMALFFSGGDQQELKLKVAGRIWKEQ